The Elusimicrobiota bacterium genome has a window encoding:
- a CDS encoding DUF502 domain-containing protein: MNKLKRQFFSGLVIFVPLSLTIYFIWMFFLLVSQGLTPSLTHQKWVPLPTAAIRPLSFVLTFFLIWLLGVVATNFIGKRIMGWVEAGIRFLPFFRGFYEAIQKVTEAFFGVNSIYQSAVLVEYPRKGVYTFGFVTSQMPGTAYGSEEIHYCIFIPTVPNPTSGILLYVPKSQVIPLDISIENVVKILVSHGFMPIPENAFKKV; the protein is encoded by the coding sequence ATGAACAAACTCAAACGCCAGTTTTTCTCCGGCCTTGTTATTTTCGTTCCGCTCAGCCTGACCATTTATTTTATCTGGATGTTTTTCCTGTTGGTGAGCCAGGGATTGACACCTTCTTTGACCCATCAGAAATGGGTTCCTTTGCCGACGGCCGCCATCCGGCCCTTGTCGTTTGTTCTGACGTTTTTCCTGATCTGGCTGCTGGGGGTTGTCGCAACCAATTTTATAGGTAAGCGGATTATGGGTTGGGTGGAAGCCGGGATCCGCTTCCTGCCGTTTTTCCGTGGTTTTTATGAGGCGATTCAAAAGGTGACAGAGGCTTTTTTCGGCGTCAATTCGATCTACCAATCTGCTGTTCTCGTCGAGTATCCGAGAAAAGGAGTTTATACCTTCGGTTTTGTCACCAGCCAGATGCCCGGGACAGCCTACGGCTCCGAGGAGATCCATTACTGTATTTTTATCCCTACTGTGCCGAATCCGACATCCGGCATTTTGTTGTATGTCCCTAAATCGCAAGTGATTCCTCTGGACATCAGTATCGAGAATGTCGTTAAGATTCTGGTCTCTCACGGATTTATGCCTATTCCAGAAAACGCTTTTAAAAAGGTTTAA
- the amrS gene encoding AmmeMemoRadiSam system radical SAM enzyme, which translates to MKTLEELTREGELYEKLPGKKLRCLACGHRCLIPQGKPGICRVRFNSDGRLHVPWGYVAALQLDPVEKKPFFHALPGSVAMSFGMLGCNFHCGYCQNWNTSQALRDPDAGSPIHEITPGKIVEAALAGGARLLTSTYNEPLITSEWGVAVFKEARRHGMVTSCVSNGNATPEVLRYLRPWVDLYKVDLKSFQDAHYRQLGGVLQPVLDSIGLLHQMGFWLEVVTLVVPGFNDSREELRDIARFLASVSPDIPWHVTAFHKNYQMTDPENTSAVQLLEAVEIGREAGLRFVYAGNLPGQVKETEHTACPDCRTLLIERSGFRVLANHLQDGRCPKCHRAIPGFWTTPSKPVGDSRT; encoded by the coding sequence ATGAAAACATTGGAGGAATTGACTCGGGAGGGCGAGCTTTATGAAAAGCTGCCCGGGAAGAAGCTGCGTTGCCTGGCGTGCGGGCATCGCTGCCTGATCCCGCAGGGGAAGCCGGGCATTTGCCGGGTTCGTTTTAATTCGGACGGGCGGCTGCACGTGCCCTGGGGCTATGTCGCGGCCCTGCAGCTGGATCCCGTCGAGAAAAAGCCTTTCTTCCATGCCCTGCCGGGCTCAGTGGCCATGAGTTTTGGCATGCTGGGGTGTAACTTCCATTGTGGTTATTGTCAGAATTGGAACACCTCCCAGGCGTTGCGTGATCCCGACGCCGGTAGTCCCATTCATGAAATCACGCCGGGGAAAATTGTGGAAGCGGCACTGGCCGGCGGCGCCCGACTCCTGACCAGCACGTACAACGAACCGCTCATTACCAGTGAGTGGGGGGTAGCTGTTTTTAAGGAAGCCCGCCGGCACGGGATGGTCACGTCTTGTGTGTCGAATGGAAACGCCACTCCGGAGGTCCTGCGCTACCTGCGCCCATGGGTGGACCTCTATAAGGTTGATTTGAAAAGTTTCCAGGACGCCCATTACCGTCAACTCGGCGGCGTGCTTCAGCCTGTCCTGGATAGCATCGGGCTTCTGCACCAAATGGGATTCTGGCTGGAAGTGGTCACCCTGGTGGTCCCCGGGTTTAATGATTCGCGGGAAGAGCTGCGCGACATCGCGCGGTTCTTGGCGTCCGTTTCTCCGGATATTCCCTGGCATGTCACCGCGTTTCACAAGAACTATCAGATGACGGATCCGGAGAACACCAGCGCTGTCCAGTTGTTGGAAGCGGTTGAAATCGGCAGGGAAGCCGGATTGCGTTTCGTGTATGCGGGAAATCTGCCGGGCCAGGTGAAGGAGACTGAACATACGGCCTGCCCGGACTGCCGCACGCTTCTGATTGAGCGGTCGGGGTTTCGCGTGCTAGCCAATCATCTGCAGGACGGCCGGTGCCCCAAGTGCCATCGGGCCATCCCGGGGTTCTGGACGACCCCGTCAAAGCCGGTAGGAGATTCCCGTACTTAA
- a CDS encoding outer membrane beta-barrel protein, producing MKKLLSLLIVFTSFGIMPSARADQVIMKDGTVYKGKILIHAEKAILIGNPPFDPNSYLLENKDIDKIIFDEYHPNPPAERRRGFTSALHMTGQTFSSDELSLGTAAGLSGEIGFRVHPLVEIDGGMSWIPSLNSDDGILLSDGTVARQYKHFWLYGSVVSGRLYPFFNQKKWKLEPYVLAGYQWNRLIPKASGDRFQGNGWRFGAGALYPLSSHWFLDARLLFDDLSFDTVQFQGREGSVQPTVSQHLYALSTGISYRL from the coding sequence GTGAAAAAACTCTTGTCCCTGCTCATTGTTTTTACCTCCTTCGGGATCATGCCGTCCGCCCGTGCCGATCAGGTCATTATGAAAGACGGTACGGTCTACAAAGGCAAGATCCTGATTCATGCCGAAAAAGCCATCCTGATCGGCAACCCGCCTTTTGATCCGAATTCCTACCTGCTTGAAAACAAGGACATCGACAAAATCATTTTTGACGAGTACCACCCCAACCCGCCGGCGGAGCGCCGCCGCGGATTCACATCAGCGCTGCACATGACCGGCCAAACCTTTTCCTCGGATGAGCTGTCTCTGGGGACAGCCGCGGGATTGTCTGGAGAAATTGGTTTTCGGGTTCACCCTTTGGTCGAGATTGACGGCGGAATGAGCTGGATTCCATCCCTGAATTCAGACGACGGAATCCTCTTGTCCGATGGCACGGTGGCGCGACAGTATAAACATTTCTGGCTTTACGGCAGCGTTGTTTCCGGGCGGCTGTATCCTTTTTTTAATCAAAAGAAATGGAAACTGGAACCTTATGTTCTGGCGGGCTATCAGTGGAATCGACTGATCCCGAAAGCCAGCGGCGATCGCTTTCAAGGGAATGGATGGCGTTTCGGCGCAGGGGCCCTCTATCCGTTGAGCTCCCACTGGTTTCTGGATGCCCGCCTGCTTTTCGACGATCTTTCGTTCGATACGGTTCAGTTTCAGGGCCGCGAAGGGTCCGTCCAACCCACCGTCAGCCAGCACCTTTACGCCTTAAGTACGGGAATCTCCTACCGGCTTTGA
- a CDS encoding alpha/beta fold hydrolase, translating to MKFFPCVYVGMLLVSLVSPLLPAATPESKNPNRFWQHVSWKTPEGVSLVGFYHPAGGAGRLTWVLLHGLGSVKEEWSDFAQQAARTLDDGFLIYDLRGHGASTQGKPGEKLDYREWRQAGPGSPWSLMGDDLKSAVAMLMDRYHLTENRIALGGASLGANVSLVYAGRHQAVPAVILLSPGLAYAGVVTPGAYRGYGQRPLFLAASPEDADAFDTVRQFVAQRGDSNLRVASGDGAAHGVAMAKNPVFTKKLIDWMKEMDERRQ from the coding sequence ATGAAATTCTTTCCCTGCGTTTATGTCGGAATGCTACTCGTGAGTCTTGTTTCTCCGTTGTTGCCCGCGGCGACACCGGAATCGAAAAACCCGAATCGCTTCTGGCAGCATGTCAGTTGGAAAACGCCTGAGGGGGTCAGCCTGGTCGGGTTTTATCATCCGGCCGGTGGCGCGGGCCGACTCACCTGGGTGCTGCTGCATGGCCTTGGAAGTGTCAAGGAGGAGTGGAGCGATTTTGCTCAGCAGGCGGCGCGGACGCTGGACGATGGATTTTTGATTTATGACCTGCGAGGGCATGGCGCAAGCACGCAGGGAAAACCGGGGGAAAAACTCGATTACCGGGAGTGGCGACAAGCCGGGCCGGGGAGTCCATGGAGCCTCATGGGGGATGATTTAAAGAGCGCGGTGGCCATGCTGATGGATCGCTATCATTTAACAGAGAACCGGATCGCTCTGGGGGGTGCCAGTCTCGGAGCCAATGTTTCCCTGGTGTATGCCGGCAGGCATCAGGCTGTTCCGGCGGTCATTCTTTTGTCTCCGGGTCTTGCCTACGCCGGGGTCGTGACACCCGGTGCTTATCGGGGGTATGGCCAACGCCCGCTTTTTCTGGCCGCGAGTCCTGAGGATGCCGATGCATTTGATACCGTGCGGCAATTTGTAGCGCAGCGCGGGGATTCTAATCTCCGTGTGGCTTCAGGCGATGGGGCGGCTCATGGTGTGGCGATGGCCAAGAATCCCGTGTTCACAAAAAAACTCATTGATTGGATGAAAGAGATGGACGAACGGAGACAATAA
- a CDS encoding HEAT repeat domain-containing protein produces the protein MPPVMTIGKAVSILRSAIVNARIYPKGSQMIESSLKGAMQALETCLQETTPIILSDVQGKFCINGKESVEAKDFRPFLVQHEVQSLKILKGLTLAEVAALLEGLGKRKGQLEGQKTLSEWLAAQGVTHVQVEEIEFVELKKGEVVVQQVLSLLEQSTGDVPTLVNSLEESFRMIDQLPEEAARKDVQKKMASQLASSMAPQQLREFFDSKLPDRIGNSSLRDDIAQAMSRDKLEETLEEVHRWYQQIKQETKSELEVVEKLNGLKGFLGKILHSPASKTVPFALYEELLNVGLIDQMPAGVQKGENAGLLAEVEHLVNEKSEALLEPAVRQRFPELLKAMCAMGLDGPLQKLTDKMLDNLHNPAPLVRETAAKVIRVFQETLASNRKEKPFLQIVSTLHVRADSESAPDVYGQIAESLQLAAMELLVNWKFEESALLLATLRRHSREESPIGHKKKQLAVKALLDFSTRGLDVICADLNAPLKDRQNGAYRILAELGEEAVGPLVEAVKRSSDLRSRQAAIQAMKHLGATVKNSLLKQLNVEMSADVLIKLIPVLEDFADASLLPTLSALLQHPDAGVRRQVAQLLAKVNDPKVQNLLTGLLDDADVDVQAEAVRLIGELHLKQACPELARRLSAVSPVVQEEMCVAFGHLGEKSVIPDLIKILQTQKSFWRRVPGTTDSVRARALWALGQLLPDEAAQKTLTRALKDPNPNIRRTAQNALGRLTIPATKSPQ, from the coding sequence ATGCCCCCTGTGATGACGATTGGCAAGGCTGTTTCCATTCTGCGTTCGGCGATCGTGAATGCCCGCATTTATCCGAAGGGCAGCCAGATGATTGAATCGTCCCTGAAAGGAGCTATGCAGGCCCTGGAGACCTGCCTGCAGGAAACCACTCCCATTATCCTCAGCGATGTCCAAGGGAAGTTTTGCATTAACGGCAAGGAAAGCGTTGAGGCCAAGGATTTCCGTCCCTTCCTGGTTCAGCACGAAGTCCAAAGCTTGAAGATTCTCAAAGGTTTGACCCTGGCGGAAGTCGCCGCGCTGCTGGAAGGTCTCGGCAAACGAAAAGGGCAGCTGGAGGGTCAGAAGACTCTCAGCGAGTGGCTGGCCGCGCAGGGGGTCACCCATGTCCAGGTGGAGGAAATCGAATTTGTCGAGCTGAAAAAAGGGGAAGTGGTTGTTCAGCAGGTCCTGTCCCTTCTGGAACAGTCGACCGGTGATGTTCCCACGCTGGTCAATTCGCTGGAAGAATCCTTCCGGATGATCGATCAGCTGCCCGAAGAGGCCGCCAGGAAGGATGTTCAAAAGAAGATGGCCAGCCAGCTGGCGAGCTCCATGGCGCCTCAGCAGCTCCGGGAATTTTTTGACAGCAAGCTGCCCGACCGCATCGGAAATTCCTCATTGCGCGACGATATCGCTCAGGCGATGTCCCGCGACAAGCTGGAAGAAACGCTGGAAGAGGTGCACCGGTGGTATCAGCAGATCAAACAGGAAACCAAGTCCGAACTGGAAGTCGTCGAAAAGTTGAACGGGCTCAAAGGTTTTCTCGGCAAGATTCTTCATTCGCCGGCCAGCAAAACGGTTCCCTTCGCTCTCTACGAAGAGCTTTTGAACGTCGGACTGATCGACCAGATGCCGGCAGGGGTTCAAAAGGGTGAAAATGCAGGGTTATTGGCTGAAGTGGAGCATCTGGTCAATGAGAAAAGCGAGGCGCTGCTCGAGCCGGCGGTGCGCCAGCGTTTCCCTGAGCTTTTAAAAGCCATGTGCGCCATGGGGCTTGACGGACCGCTTCAGAAATTGACGGACAAGATGCTGGATAACCTGCATAATCCCGCGCCCTTGGTCCGCGAGACCGCTGCTAAAGTGATCCGGGTTTTTCAGGAAACCCTGGCCTCCAATCGGAAAGAAAAACCGTTTTTGCAGATTGTCTCGACTCTTCATGTCCGCGCGGATTCCGAGAGCGCTCCGGATGTCTATGGCCAGATTGCCGAGTCTCTGCAGTTGGCCGCGATGGAACTGTTGGTCAATTGGAAATTTGAGGAAAGCGCGCTGCTCTTGGCCACGCTGCGCCGGCACAGCCGGGAGGAAAGCCCTATCGGACACAAGAAGAAGCAGCTGGCGGTTAAAGCCTTGCTCGACTTCTCCACCCGTGGCCTCGATGTGATCTGCGCGGATCTGAATGCTCCTTTAAAAGATCGCCAGAACGGCGCTTACCGTATTCTGGCCGAGCTGGGAGAGGAAGCGGTGGGGCCTCTGGTTGAAGCGGTGAAGCGATCGTCTGATCTGCGTTCGCGCCAGGCGGCGATCCAGGCGATGAAACATCTGGGAGCGACGGTCAAAAATTCGCTTCTGAAGCAACTCAATGTGGAAATGTCCGCGGATGTGCTTATCAAATTGATCCCCGTACTGGAAGATTTTGCCGATGCCTCGCTACTGCCGACCCTTAGCGCATTGCTGCAACACCCGGATGCCGGCGTTCGTCGGCAGGTGGCCCAGCTCCTGGCGAAGGTGAATGACCCGAAGGTGCAGAATCTGCTGACGGGTTTACTGGATGACGCCGACGTCGATGTTCAGGCTGAGGCGGTGCGGCTCATCGGGGAGCTGCATTTAAAACAGGCCTGCCCCGAATTGGCCAGGCGTCTTTCTGCGGTTTCGCCGGTTGTGCAGGAGGAGATGTGCGTGGCGTTTGGCCATCTCGGTGAAAAAAGCGTTATTCCGGATCTGATTAAGATCCTCCAGACACAGAAGTCCTTCTGGCGGCGAGTGCCTGGAACAACGGATTCCGTACGGGCCCGCGCCCTCTGGGCATTGGGACAACTCCTGCCGGATGAGGCGGCACAGAAAACGTTGACCCGAGCGCTCAAAGATCCAAACCCCAACATCCGGCGTACCGCCCAGAATGCCCTGGGCCGGCTGACTATTCCGGCGACAAAAAGCCCGCAATAG
- a CDS encoding class II aldolase/adducin family protein: protein MKSSTAALQVLVDCGKLFYERRWMWGTSGNLSVRLSSDPLRFAITPSGLNKGHMKMGDLLKIQNGRPVTGSRRGLCPSSETVIHETIYRAVPSVNAVFHVHPIYSTLISCFHGHPKEQRFLHVDWFETLKTIGVGDEESAEIALIPNWQDASRIAKDITAYWTTAAKPLPVALIYNHGLTAWGDTPEHVRNYLESMEYVCEYLYLKQRAGFKR, encoded by the coding sequence ATGAAATCTTCGACGGCAGCTCTGCAGGTTTTGGTGGATTGCGGGAAATTATTCTACGAACGCCGCTGGATGTGGGGCACGTCGGGCAATCTTTCCGTACGACTGTCCAGTGACCCGCTTCGGTTCGCCATCACGCCCAGCGGCCTTAACAAAGGGCACATGAAAATGGGCGACCTTCTGAAAATTCAAAATGGTCGCCCGGTGACCGGCTCCCGGCGGGGTCTCTGCCCCTCAAGCGAAACGGTCATCCACGAAACGATCTACCGGGCGGTGCCTTCGGTCAACGCGGTTTTCCACGTTCATCCGATCTATTCCACCCTGATTTCCTGTTTTCATGGCCACCCGAAGGAGCAGCGCTTTCTTCATGTCGATTGGTTTGAAACGCTCAAAACCATCGGGGTGGGAGACGAGGAAAGCGCCGAAATCGCCCTGATTCCAAACTGGCAGGATGCTTCGCGAATCGCCAAAGACATCACGGCCTACTGGACCACCGCCGCGAAACCCCTTCCGGTCGCACTGATCTACAATCACGGACTCACGGCCTGGGGAGACACCCCCGAACACGTCCGGAATTACCTGGAATCCATGGAATATGTCTGTGAGTATTTGTATTTGAAGCAACGGGCAGGGTTTAAACGTTAA
- the ychF gene encoding redox-regulated ATPase YchF, whose amino-acid sequence MEIGIVGLPNVGKSTLFNALTGAAVAASNFPFTTIEPNVGIVPLRDPRLVKLGEIFESKKVTPAGVRFVDIAGLVKGASQGEGLGNKFLSHIREVDALAQVVRCFKDPNVVDVTGELNPIQSLEVIQTELLLADLDQAQKLREKYLGSARSGNKEARDIIAELEKAIEGFNRGVPARQQGLAPATQEKYQFLTGKPLLYVANVGEDELSGNALVQPMIDYAAKEGSQVVVLSAKIEAEIAQLAEAERNEFLTSLGLKESGLDRLVHAGQKLLRLMTFFTSGPDESRAWSIREGTPAVKAAGKIHSDIERGFIRAEIYSYEDIVKYRSEAALKEKGLIRLEGRDYLMKDNDVVYFRFNV is encoded by the coding sequence ATGGAAATCGGCATCGTTGGTCTTCCAAACGTCGGGAAATCCACCCTGTTCAATGCGCTCACCGGCGCGGCTGTGGCGGCCAGCAATTTTCCATTTACGACGATCGAACCCAATGTCGGGATTGTCCCTCTGCGTGATCCGCGCCTCGTGAAACTGGGGGAGATCTTCGAGAGTAAAAAAGTCACGCCGGCCGGGGTCCGGTTCGTGGATATCGCCGGTCTGGTGAAGGGAGCCAGCCAGGGGGAGGGCCTGGGCAATAAATTTCTTTCCCATATCCGCGAGGTGGACGCGCTCGCGCAGGTCGTCCGGTGTTTCAAGGACCCCAACGTGGTGGATGTCACCGGCGAGCTCAATCCGATTCAATCGCTCGAAGTGATCCAGACGGAGCTGCTCTTGGCGGATTTGGACCAAGCCCAGAAGCTTCGTGAAAAATATCTGGGTTCAGCGCGTTCCGGGAATAAAGAGGCCCGTGACATTATTGCGGAACTCGAGAAAGCCATTGAGGGTTTCAATAGGGGAGTCCCCGCCCGGCAGCAGGGGCTGGCGCCTGCGACACAGGAGAAATACCAGTTTTTAACGGGCAAACCGCTTCTCTATGTGGCCAACGTCGGGGAAGACGAGTTGTCCGGGAACGCCCTGGTTCAGCCGATGATCGATTATGCGGCCAAAGAGGGCAGCCAGGTCGTGGTGCTCTCGGCGAAAATTGAGGCGGAAATCGCCCAATTGGCTGAGGCAGAGCGCAATGAGTTTCTAACGTCCCTGGGTTTGAAAGAGTCCGGGCTCGACCGTCTCGTGCATGCCGGACAAAAGTTACTGCGCTTGATGACTTTCTTTACCTCTGGTCCGGACGAATCACGCGCTTGGAGCATCCGCGAAGGGACCCCCGCGGTGAAAGCGGCAGGGAAAATTCATTCAGATATCGAACGTGGTTTTATTCGTGCGGAAATTTATTCGTACGAAGATATTGTGAAATACCGTTCCGAAGCGGCGCTGAAGGAAAAAGGTTTGATCCGGCTGGAGGGGCGGGACTACCTCATGAAAGACAACGACGTCGTTTACTTCCGGTTTAACGTTTAA
- a CDS encoding MotA/TolQ/ExbB proton channel family protein: MFEYAAMKQMWANAWPVISILILCSIFSGAIMLERFFALRRIDFDRDWLLNRLRKHLTDRRADLAVAQCETLEKPIGGILAFLIDPPLEDRTAGRDHLMRLALRLIRTETAGMMHYVTVLGTIGSVSPFVGLFGTVVGIIHAFRAISENAGGGPAVVANGIAEALITTALGLFVAIPAVVSYNGFIRKIERITEDMELCAEEIIDLTGPRP; this comes from the coding sequence ATGTTCGAGTACGCGGCGATGAAACAAATGTGGGCCAATGCCTGGCCTGTTATTTCCATTCTGATTCTTTGCTCGATCTTTTCGGGCGCCATTATGCTGGAGCGCTTTTTTGCCCTGCGGCGGATTGACTTTGACCGGGACTGGCTGTTGAATCGTCTCCGCAAGCACTTGACGGACCGGAGAGCGGATCTCGCGGTGGCCCAATGTGAAACATTGGAGAAGCCGATCGGGGGAATTCTTGCGTTTTTAATTGATCCTCCACTGGAAGACAGGACGGCCGGACGGGATCATCTGATGCGCCTGGCGCTTCGCCTCATCCGGACGGAAACCGCCGGGATGATGCATTATGTGACCGTCCTCGGAACCATCGGGAGCGTCTCCCCGTTTGTCGGACTGTTCGGGACCGTCGTGGGGATCATTCACGCCTTTCGTGCCATCTCCGAGAACGCCGGCGGCGGCCCGGCGGTCGTCGCCAATGGAATCGCCGAAGCGCTGATCACCACAGCGCTGGGGCTTTTCGTTGCCATCCCCGCGGTGGTTTCCTATAACGGTTTTATCCGCAAGATCGAACGCATCACGGAAGATATGGAATTGTGCGCCGAGGAAATCATTGATCTGACCGGTCCGCGCCCATGA
- a CDS encoding M15 family metallopeptidase: protein MRWLPSSLVIHRLCPLADPLSLVPIGTSRDGKLIHLARTETVDAFRRMSEAAGKENVRLHVIWAYRPPALQLEQFRESQLKHGKRGGIRWLAPPGFSEHQTGWVLDLGDQADPEADDNPLFERTRAFRWLKEHARAFGFELSFRLSNWQGVGYEPWHWRFVGTPDARGAFHPKGRQALWVWGRSWGEALRWWLQP, encoded by the coding sequence ATGAGATGGTTGCCATCGAGTCTCGTCATTCACCGTTTGTGTCCGCTGGCCGATCCCCTGTCCCTGGTCCCTATCGGGACTTCTCGTGATGGTAAACTGATTCATCTGGCGCGCACGGAAACGGTCGATGCGTTTCGCCGCATGAGCGAGGCCGCCGGGAAAGAAAATGTTCGCCTGCACGTGATCTGGGCGTACCGGCCGCCGGCGCTGCAGCTGGAGCAGTTTCGTGAATCGCAATTGAAACACGGGAAGCGTGGCGGCATTCGCTGGCTGGCGCCGCCGGGTTTTTCAGAGCATCAGACCGGCTGGGTTCTGGATTTGGGCGATCAGGCGGATCCGGAAGCCGATGACAATCCACTCTTTGAGCGGACCCGCGCGTTCCGCTGGTTGAAGGAGCATGCGAGAGCGTTCGGGTTTGAACTTTCGTTCAGGCTGAGCAATTGGCAGGGAGTTGGTTATGAACCGTGGCACTGGCGATTTGTCGGTACGCCGGACGCCCGCGGCGCCTTTCACCCAAAAGGCCGCCAGGCGCTTTGGGTCTGGGGAAGAAGCTGGGGAGAAGCGCTGCGCTGGTGGTTACAACCTTAA
- the uppP gene encoding undecaprenyl-diphosphatase UppP: MTLDIPHSFALGVLQGLTEFLPVSSSAHLALFPRFFGWTDPGLAFDVALHLGTLAGVVAYFRKELWRFVEGLLHFNDSAYEQERRTVLFLLLATVPGALAGFLFEQKVETVFRNPKLIAIVLIVMGVALGFMDRFFAGQKRITDLSVTTAVGVGMAQALALMPGVSRSGITITVALALGFAREEAAHFSFLLSIPIIAGAGIFKSRELWLSPEKGPLVVGFLGAAVAGLAAIAILMRYVQKHRYTPFILYRWALGTFVLLNLSRFL; the protein is encoded by the coding sequence ATGACCCTTGACATACCCCATTCTTTCGCCTTAGGCGTCCTCCAGGGCCTGACCGAGTTTCTTCCGGTTTCCAGTTCCGCGCACCTGGCCCTGTTCCCCCGTTTCTTCGGATGGACCGACCCAGGTCTGGCATTCGATGTGGCCTTGCACCTGGGAACTCTGGCCGGGGTTGTCGCCTATTTCAGGAAAGAGCTCTGGCGGTTTGTCGAAGGGCTGCTGCATTTCAACGATTCGGCCTATGAACAGGAGCGCCGGACGGTCCTGTTTCTCCTTCTGGCCACCGTCCCCGGAGCGCTTGCCGGGTTTCTTTTCGAGCAAAAAGTTGAAACCGTCTTCCGGAACCCGAAACTCATCGCGATCGTGCTGATCGTGATGGGAGTCGCTCTGGGCTTCATGGATCGGTTTTTTGCCGGGCAGAAACGAATCACCGACCTGTCCGTGACAACAGCCGTCGGAGTGGGGATGGCTCAGGCGCTGGCGCTTATGCCGGGAGTATCCCGCTCGGGGATTACCATCACCGTCGCGTTGGCGTTGGGATTTGCACGCGAAGAAGCGGCTCATTTTTCATTTTTATTATCGATACCGATTATCGCCGGCGCAGGAATTTTTAAGAGCAGGGAACTCTGGCTTTCTCCTGAAAAAGGTCCTTTGGTGGTCGGTTTCCTGGGAGCCGCGGTGGCGGGTCTGGCCGCGATCGCGATTCTGATGCGCTACGTTCAGAAGCACCGATACACCCCGTTTATCCTTTACCGGTGGGCGCTCGGAACGTTCGTTCTGCTGAACCTCAGCCGGTTTCTCTAG
- a CDS encoding glycosyltransferase family 9 protein, whose product MTLEQRGRNVLAWLIGVCFPVQKKTPEQLRQEWQKGGIRKVLLIRPNQGLGDLLLATPVLRALKHLQPEPELHFLSEAYNVLSVLTNTRITRHWVWDKKGMRSSWRLVSFLRGIRRERFDLAIILTSNIPSFTTFLFARMTGATVLACSTEPFYGGANWSRTLAHVEIPLPPEDSPEAAKFMAIVKPLGVSVDYTPEFNVSPEAVQRAAERWRQWVFPAGNRKVGLFFGGNPDRPDRLWPAETWGRLAAYVEAEPTFSLVAIVPPESLRSGTRALERGVFDQARPYLKRSPPQFSDPDLEAVAAFLKGLDLFVCVDGGLFHVAVAAGVRTLGLMFITDPARWVPPVPWVFCLKTDRPDQLSSETVFQKIQEILRPH is encoded by the coding sequence ATGACGTTAGAACAACGCGGACGGAACGTGCTCGCCTGGTTGATCGGAGTTTGTTTCCCAGTTCAAAAGAAAACACCTGAACAACTTCGCCAGGAGTGGCAAAAGGGGGGCATCCGCAAAGTACTCCTGATTCGTCCGAATCAAGGGCTCGGCGATTTGCTGCTGGCCACGCCGGTTTTGCGCGCGCTCAAACACCTTCAGCCGGAACCCGAACTTCATTTTCTTTCGGAAGCTTACAATGTCCTGTCTGTCCTGACCAATACCCGGATTACCCGGCATTGGGTCTGGGATAAAAAGGGGATGCGGTCGTCCTGGCGGCTGGTCTCTTTTCTGCGGGGCATTCGCCGGGAGCGTTTTGACCTGGCGATCATCCTGACCAGCAACATCCCGTCCTTCACGACGTTTCTCTTCGCGCGCATGACCGGTGCAACGGTCTTGGCGTGTTCGACCGAACCCTTTTACGGAGGGGCCAACTGGAGCCGCACTCTGGCGCATGTCGAAATCCCTCTGCCTCCCGAGGATTCCCCTGAAGCGGCCAAGTTTATGGCGATTGTAAAGCCCTTGGGTGTTTCGGTGGACTATACCCCGGAGTTTAATGTGTCCCCGGAGGCTGTTCAGCGAGCCGCGGAACGGTGGCGTCAGTGGGTGTTCCCGGCTGGAAACCGGAAAGTGGGACTTTTCTTCGGAGGCAATCCGGACCGCCCGGACCGTCTCTGGCCGGCGGAAACGTGGGGGCGTCTGGCGGCTTATGTGGAGGCAGAACCAACCTTCTCACTGGTGGCCATCGTGCCTCCCGAATCGTTGCGTTCCGGAACGCGGGCGTTGGAAAGAGGCGTTTTTGATCAGGCGCGACCCTATTTGAAGCGCTCCCCTCCGCAGTTCTCTGATCCGGATCTCGAAGCCGTCGCCGCTTTTCTGAAAGGACTGGATCTCTTTGTCTGCGTGGACGGAGGGCTTTTTCATGTCGCGGTGGCGGCCGGCGTCCGGACCCTGGGATTGATGTTTATTACAGACCCGGCACGGTGGGTCCCGCCGGTTCCCTGGGTTTTTTGTTTAAAGACGGATCGACCCGACCAGCTTTCATCTGAGACGGTGTTTCAGAAGATTCAGGAAATCCTCCGTCCGCATTAA